The following proteins are encoded in a genomic region of Actinomadura sp. NAK00032:
- a CDS encoding phosphoribosylaminoimidazolesuccinocarboxamide synthase, producing MELIHSGKVRDVYADGDELILVASDRVSVYDVVLPTEIPDKGKILTQLSLWWFEQLADVIPNHVVSATDVPDEWEGRAIRCRRLTMLPVEWIARGHLTGLGLKEYEKNGTVSGIALPDGLVDASRLPEPIFTPTTKATEGHDEFITYDDVVREIGADTAARLKDVTLEIYRRGAALAAERGIIIADTKLEFGRAADGTLVLGDEVLTPDSSRFWPADEWEPGRPQHSLDKQFVRDWSSTLDWDRTPPGPAIPQDVVDATRARYTEVYERLTGTPWTS from the coding sequence ATGGAGCTGATCCACTCGGGGAAGGTCAGGGACGTCTACGCGGACGGCGACGAGCTGATCCTGGTGGCGTCCGACCGGGTGAGCGTCTACGACGTCGTGCTGCCCACGGAGATCCCCGACAAGGGCAAGATCCTCACGCAGCTGTCGCTGTGGTGGTTCGAGCAACTCGCCGACGTCATCCCGAACCACGTGGTGTCGGCGACCGACGTCCCGGACGAGTGGGAGGGCCGCGCCATCCGCTGCCGCCGCCTCACCATGCTCCCCGTCGAGTGGATCGCCCGCGGCCACCTCACCGGCCTCGGCCTCAAGGAGTACGAGAAGAACGGCACCGTCTCCGGGATCGCGCTGCCGGACGGCCTGGTCGACGCCTCCCGGCTGCCCGAGCCGATCTTCACCCCGACCACCAAGGCCACCGAGGGCCACGACGAGTTCATCACCTACGACGACGTCGTGCGCGAGATCGGCGCGGACACCGCCGCCCGCCTCAAGGACGTCACGCTGGAGATCTACAGGCGCGGCGCGGCGCTGGCCGCCGAGCGCGGCATCATCATCGCCGACACCAAGCTGGAGTTCGGCCGCGCCGCCGATGGCACGCTCGTCCTCGGCGACGAGGTCCTCACGCCGGACTCGTCCCGGTTCTGGCCGGCCGATGAATGGGAGCCGGGCCGCCCGCAGCACTCGCTCGACAAGCAGTTCGTCCGCGACTGGAGCAGCACCCTCGACTGGGACCGCACCCCGCCCGGCCCCGCCATCCCGCAGGACGTCGTGGACGCCACCCGCGCCCGCTACACCGAGGTCTACGAGCGCCTGACCGGCACCCCCTGGACGTCCTGA
- a CDS encoding aminotransferase class I/II-fold pyridoxal phosphate-dependent enzyme, protein MDHSHAPVLDALAAYHREDQLPFTPPGHKQGRGADPRVRDVLGDAVFRSDLLAISGLDDRMSGNKVLERAQELMADAVHAEQTFFSTCGSSLSVKSAMLSVAGPGEKLVVGRDAHKSVVSGLILSGVRPIWVEPQWDAARHLAHTPTAEAFAARLDEHPDARGALVTSPTPYGTCADLAAIAVACHDRGKPLIVDEAWGAHLPFHPELPTWAMDSGADVCVTSVHKMSAGLEQGSVFHQQGSLVDPSVLKAREDLLGTTSPSVLLYAGLDGWRRQMVEHGHALLQDALHLASRVRAEISAIPGFDVQGRDEFTGPGLAHDLDTLPVVIDIAGLGVTGYRAADWLREHHRVNLHLSDHRRISAQLTFADDEDTAARLLTALRDLHAHIDDLKGAPTVEVPSPAELRLELVVLPRDAFFGPAEQVPASEAAGRVCAEMLTPYPPGIPAVLPGERITSPVLDYLRSGVSAGMVVPDAADSSLDSVRVFIEE, encoded by the coding sequence ATGGACCATTCACACGCCCCCGTCCTCGACGCCCTCGCCGCCTACCACCGCGAGGACCAGCTCCCCTTCACCCCGCCCGGCCACAAGCAGGGCCGCGGCGCCGACCCGCGCGTGCGGGACGTGCTGGGCGACGCGGTCTTCCGCTCGGACCTGCTGGCGATCTCCGGCCTGGACGACCGCATGTCGGGCAACAAGGTCCTGGAGCGGGCGCAGGAGCTGATGGCGGACGCCGTCCACGCCGAGCAGACGTTCTTCTCCACCTGCGGCAGCTCGCTGTCGGTCAAGAGCGCCATGCTGTCCGTCGCGGGCCCCGGCGAGAAGCTCGTCGTCGGGCGGGACGCCCACAAGTCGGTCGTGTCGGGCCTGATCCTGTCCGGCGTCCGCCCGATCTGGGTGGAGCCGCAGTGGGACGCGGCCCGGCACCTGGCGCACACGCCGACCGCCGAGGCGTTCGCCGCCCGCCTCGACGAGCACCCCGACGCGCGCGGCGCCCTCGTCACCAGCCCCACCCCCTACGGGACGTGCGCCGACCTCGCCGCGATCGCCGTGGCCTGCCACGACCGCGGCAAGCCGCTCATCGTGGACGAGGCGTGGGGCGCGCACCTGCCGTTCCACCCCGAACTGCCGACCTGGGCCATGGACTCCGGCGCCGACGTGTGCGTCACGAGCGTCCACAAGATGAGCGCTGGCCTCGAACAGGGCTCGGTCTTCCACCAGCAGGGGAGCCTGGTCGACCCGTCCGTGCTGAAGGCCCGCGAGGACCTGCTGGGCACCACCAGCCCGTCCGTCCTGCTCTACGCGGGGCTGGACGGGTGGCGGCGGCAGATGGTCGAGCACGGCCACGCGCTGCTCCAGGACGCGCTCCACCTGGCCTCCCGCGTCCGCGCGGAGATCTCCGCGATCCCCGGGTTCGACGTCCAGGGACGGGACGAGTTCACCGGCCCCGGCCTCGCGCACGACCTCGACACGCTGCCCGTCGTCATCGACATCGCCGGCCTCGGCGTCACCGGCTACCGCGCCGCCGACTGGCTGCGCGAGCACCACCGCGTCAACCTGCACCTGTCCGACCATCGGCGGATCAGCGCGCAGCTCACCTTCGCCGACGACGAGGACACCGCCGCGCGCCTCCTCACCGCCCTGCGCGACCTCCACGCGCACATCGACGACCTCAAGGGCGCGCCGACCGTCGAGGTGCCGTCGCCGGCGGAGCTTCGGCTGGAGCTGGTCGTGCTGCCGCGCGACGCGTTCTTCGGCCCGGCCGAGCAGGTGCCGGCGTCCGAGGCCGCGGGCCGCGTCTGCGCCGAGATGCTGACCCCGTACCCGCCGGGCATCCCGGCCGTCCTGCCGGGCGAGCGGATCACCTCACCGGTGCTGGACTACCTGCGCTCCGGCGTGTCCGCCGGGATGGTCGTGCCGGACGCGGCGGACTCGTCCCTCGACAGTGTCCGGGTGTTCATCGAGGAGTGA
- a CDS encoding hemerythrin domain-containing protein: MAEKAENVVDLLLAQHDEIRRLASTVESSRGDARKHAFDELRRLLAVHETAEEEIVHPFARRAIGDGSPVVDDRLQEENEAKGALAELEKMNVDSPDFEQKFAAFHKDVEAHASHEEREEFPRIRQDATPEQLRGMAKAVRAAEAVAPTHPHQGTESAAKNLAVGPVAAVADRVRDAIGKVRS; the protein is encoded by the coding sequence ATGGCCGAGAAGGCCGAGAACGTCGTCGACCTGCTGCTCGCGCAGCACGATGAGATCCGCCGGCTGGCGTCGACCGTGGAGAGCAGCCGCGGCGACGCCCGCAAGCACGCCTTCGACGAACTGCGCCGGCTTCTCGCGGTGCACGAGACCGCCGAGGAGGAGATCGTCCACCCGTTCGCGCGCCGCGCCATCGGGGACGGCTCCCCCGTCGTCGACGACCGGCTGCAGGAGGAGAACGAGGCCAAGGGCGCCCTGGCCGAGCTGGAGAAGATGAACGTCGACTCCCCGGACTTCGAGCAGAAGTTCGCCGCGTTCCACAAGGACGTGGAGGCGCACGCCTCGCACGAGGAGCGGGAGGAGTTCCCGCGCATCCGGCAGGACGCGACGCCCGAGCAGCTGCGCGGCATGGCGAAGGCCGTGCGCGCCGCCGAGGCGGTCGCGCCGACGCACCCGCACCAGGGCACCGAGTCGGCCGCCAAGAACCTCGCGGTGGGCCCGGTGGCCGCCGTCGCCGACCGCGTCCGCGACGCCATCGGCAAGGTCCGCAGCTGA
- a CDS encoding arylamine N-acetyltransferase: MSEDLGYGWQSELLDLPAYLKRVGYGGDLTPTAATLRALHRAHVTSIPFENLEIMLGRPVEMSLEAVQAKLVGLPRGGYCFEHNRLFAAVLERLGFEVAALAGRVMLGAERLRPPTHALLHVRHPGQPRDEPARLCDVGFGAGPLEPLPFTDGAEAVQDGWGFRLQRGRTATALGPDTAPGSAPTDWEMHQRGADGWLRRHMFAMNEVFRVDFDVLNYYVYANPRSPFAARPFVQRFSPEALHVLDGTTLSVTRPDGASESRELAPEDLPETLARDFGIVLEEDDVPRLIDFVGRPARA, encoded by the coding sequence ATGAGCGAGGATCTCGGTTACGGCTGGCAGAGCGAGCTGCTGGACCTGCCCGCCTACCTGAAGCGCGTCGGGTACGGCGGCGATCTGACACCGACCGCGGCGACGCTGCGGGCCCTGCACCGGGCGCACGTCACCTCCATCCCGTTCGAGAACCTGGAGATCATGCTCGGGCGGCCCGTCGAGATGTCGCTGGAGGCCGTCCAGGCGAAGCTGGTCGGGCTGCCGCGCGGCGGCTACTGCTTCGAGCACAACCGGCTGTTCGCGGCGGTGCTGGAGCGGCTCGGGTTCGAGGTCGCGGCGCTCGCCGGGCGGGTCATGCTCGGCGCGGAGCGCCTCCGGCCGCCGACGCACGCGCTGCTGCACGTCCGCCATCCCGGGCAGCCGCGCGACGAGCCCGCCCGGCTGTGCGACGTCGGGTTCGGCGCCGGGCCGCTGGAGCCGCTGCCGTTCACCGACGGCGCCGAGGCCGTCCAGGACGGTTGGGGCTTCCGCCTCCAGCGGGGCCGCACCGCCACGGCACTCGGCCCCGACACGGCGCCCGGCTCCGCCCCGACCGACTGGGAAATGCACCAGCGCGGGGCGGACGGCTGGCTCCGGCGGCACATGTTCGCCATGAACGAGGTGTTCCGCGTCGACTTCGACGTGCTGAACTACTACGTCTACGCCAACCCCCGGTCGCCGTTCGCGGCCCGCCCCTTCGTCCAGCGGTTCTCGCCCGAGGCCCTGCACGTCCTGGACGGGACGACGCTGTCCGTCACCCGCCCGGACGGCGCGTCCGAGTCCCGCGAACTCGCCCCGGAGGACCTGCCCGAGACCCTCGCCCGCGACTTCGGAATCGTCCTGGAAGAAGACGACGTCCCCCGCCTCATCGATTTCGTGGGCCGCCCCGCGCGCGCTTGA
- a CDS encoding polysaccharide deacetylase family protein translates to MGALRAVVGAAVLVALLGAKGCEASGRDGGAAAPPAERESAPAATPVVRDEAAEWAKWGLKPLPPAPAPPREKPLKLGGEGPVKVFDKVPTDQRVVFITIDDGQEKDLRFVQMLTDLRVPVTMFLTDNVVQDDYGYFKPLQALGNHVQNHTLTHPVLPTLGLDGQKHEICGNQKVLSKQYGTRPTLLRPPFGRWNWATQQAARECGIDGIVMWRASMQIHDMQYDDVNKKLHPGDILLAHFRGPEQLKGATMTEMFANMLKRIRRQGFAVARLEDYVTPVTPR, encoded by the coding sequence TTGGGTGCTTTGCGTGCGGTCGTCGGGGCCGCGGTGCTGGTGGCGTTGCTGGGCGCCAAGGGCTGCGAGGCGTCCGGACGGGACGGCGGCGCGGCCGCCCCGCCCGCGGAGCGGGAGTCGGCGCCGGCCGCGACGCCGGTCGTCCGGGACGAGGCCGCCGAGTGGGCGAAGTGGGGCCTCAAGCCGCTGCCGCCCGCGCCCGCCCCGCCGCGGGAGAAGCCGCTCAAGCTCGGCGGCGAAGGGCCCGTGAAGGTCTTCGACAAGGTCCCGACCGACCAGCGTGTCGTCTTCATCACGATCGATGACGGTCAGGAGAAGGATCTCCGGTTCGTCCAGATGCTGACCGACCTGCGGGTGCCCGTCACCATGTTCCTCACCGACAACGTCGTCCAGGACGACTACGGCTACTTCAAGCCCTTGCAGGCGCTGGGGAACCACGTCCAGAACCACACGCTGACCCATCCCGTCCTGCCGACCCTCGGGCTGGACGGCCAGAAGCACGAGATCTGCGGGAATCAGAAGGTTCTGTCCAAGCAGTACGGCACGAGACCCACTCTGCTCAGGCCGCCCTTCGGACGATGGAACTGGGCCACGCAGCAGGCGGCCCGCGAGTGCGGCATCGACGGGATCGTCATGTGGCGGGCGTCCATGCAGATCCACGACATGCAGTACGACGACGTCAACAAGAAGCTGCACCCAGGTGACATCCTGCTGGCCCACTTCCGGGGCCCGGAGCAGCTCAAGGGCGCGACGATGACGGAGATGTTCGCCAACATGCTGAAGCGCATCCGGCGGCAGGGCTTCGCCGTCGCACGCCTGGAGGACTACGTCACGCCCGTCACTCCTCGATGA
- a CDS encoding MgtC/SapB family protein: MIELSPGQGLVQIGELLLAMVLSAAIGLERGLRNKSAGLRTHTLVGVGAALFMLVSKYGFEDVPGNVSLDPSRVAAQIVSGIGFIGGGLIFVRRDAVRGLTTAAVVWVTAAVGMAAGGGLPILAVAVTGIHFLVVYGLSGLTRRLPLERFRPAGLARMRLVYRDGRGALRRVLMECTRRGFVILEVSIDREYLPDDSDRGRDERRDRRDPAERRRLGNAVVSIVLEGTGSIPDLTAHLSELEDVVGVTVGSDRDDDRE; this comes from the coding sequence GTGATCGAGCTATCGCCGGGCCAGGGGCTCGTCCAGATCGGCGAGCTGCTGCTGGCGATGGTGCTGTCGGCCGCGATCGGCCTGGAGCGCGGGCTGCGCAACAAGAGCGCGGGCCTGCGCACGCACACCCTCGTCGGTGTCGGCGCGGCGCTGTTCATGCTGGTCAGCAAGTACGGGTTCGAGGACGTGCCGGGCAACGTGTCGCTCGACCCGTCCCGGGTGGCGGCGCAGATCGTGTCCGGCATCGGGTTCATCGGCGGCGGGCTGATCTTCGTCCGGCGGGACGCGGTGCGCGGGCTGACCACGGCGGCGGTCGTGTGGGTGACGGCGGCGGTAGGCATGGCGGCGGGCGGCGGGCTGCCGATCCTCGCCGTCGCGGTGACGGGTATCCACTTCCTCGTCGTGTACGGGCTGAGCGGGCTGACGCGGCGGCTGCCGCTGGAGCGGTTCCGCCCGGCGGGGCTGGCCCGGATGCGGCTCGTCTACCGGGACGGGCGCGGCGCGCTGCGGCGGGTCCTGATGGAGTGCACGCGGCGCGGCTTCGTGATCCTGGAGGTCAGCATCGACCGCGAGTACCTGCCGGACGACTCCGACCGCGGCCGGGACGAGCGCCGCGACCGCCGCGACCCGGCCGAGCGGCGGCGGCTCGGCAACGCCGTGGTGTCGATCGTGCTGGAGGGCACCGGCTCGATCCCGGACCTCACCGCGCACCTCAGCGAGCTGGAGGACGTCGTCGGCGTCACGGTCGGCTCCGACCGCGACGACGACCGGGAGTGA
- a CDS encoding DUF3140 domain-containing protein, with the protein MNDRIPAEVELAWEDFHRVVNMTSDELRTWLLTDASGEEAFPEPGPGPGVNELGARVVDVLRKRKVDLTESDAELMAEVVDFVEDHLDNRPPNAERDDGWRHELMSVGHDPLRPEPSTA; encoded by the coding sequence ATGAACGATCGCATACCGGCTGAGGTCGAGCTGGCCTGGGAGGACTTCCACCGGGTCGTCAACATGACCTCCGACGAGCTGCGGACGTGGCTGCTCACGGACGCCTCGGGCGAGGAGGCGTTCCCCGAGCCCGGCCCCGGCCCGGGGGTGAACGAGCTCGGCGCCCGCGTGGTCGACGTGCTGCGCAAGCGGAAGGTCGACCTCACCGAGAGCGACGCCGAGCTGATGGCGGAGGTCGTGGACTTCGTCGAGGACCATCTCGACAACCGTCCGCCCAACGCGGAACGGGACGACGGGTGGCGGCACGAGCTGATGAGCGTGGGGCACGACCCGCTCCGGCCCGAGCCGTCCACCGCATAG